Genomic DNA from Melospiza georgiana isolate bMelGeo1 chromosome 3, bMelGeo1.pri, whole genome shotgun sequence:
AGAGACTGTGGTTCCTTTTGTCCTATTTTTAGAATTAATACTCTCGTCTAGTAGTAACTATTTCATACAGATGCTTGCACTTCTAAGAAGATGTGTAATAATTtccttggatttcttttttttcattttttgtagCTCTTCATTTGCGAGATTATGAAGACATTATCCCTGCAGTTGAAATCTATTCCCTTTTGGCACTCTGTGCATGTGCAAACAGAGCATTTGATACTTGTTCAAAAGCCTTTGTTAAATTAGAATCCTTGGAAACTCTTCAGCCAGAGCAGAGGCAACAATATGAAGAGCTTGCTCTAGAGATATTCACAAGATACAGACCAAAGTATAACAAAACAGCTGATCTGGATGATGTTCTTGAGAGgtgggtttatttttatatgatACTATTATAATACTGTCACTTTTTTCTGCTGTTCGCTGTGTTTTCGGTTTTAGCAGTTTTGTGTGTGACCAAATTAATTAAGTGCTTTGCTGCTTAAACCAGATATTGGTCAAGAATGAGGCAGGAGTTAGCCAGTTTGGAGGAAGGTAATGCAGCAATGTGTTTGGGAAAATAGACACTGACTGCATTTGAGGATCTGGGCATAAAGATGTAACTTCATCTCAATTTGAAATGCAAGTAGACAAAGCACAGGAGTTTTAAGACCTTTGAGACTGTGTCATGTGACATTAAAGAATGTTACTGTTTGCATCTCCATGGTGGAGTGCTGGAAGTATCAACAAGGGACTGTTTAAACATTATTAACGAACAGGTCTCCAGTGTTTCGTGAATTACCTAAATCTACTTGGTGTGAAAAGAGCAATATGTGAAGTTAATGTGAAGGGCACATTTAAGGGGTAAATCCTTGGAGTGGCTGTACCCACAAGAGTGTGTTTGACTTTTCCTGCTGAGAGCATGGAACTTAGTAAAGATGGAAATCAATTTTCTTTTAGCAAACAGGATTTTAACCCGTCTTGATTGATCCTACTGTGCAGCTGTACAGAATCTCAGTAGCAGCTGTGATTCTGTTGACCCTTCAGACGTCAGAGGACAGAGTATAATAGCAGTGCAGGTGTCTGATCAGGCCTTACTTTTATATGGCCTTCACTGCTTCTTTTCACCCCATTTTTTGGATCTGCTGGTCCTGATTCGTGACTGTATGGTTCTGGGGGTGGGCATTCTCTGGTGTGAAGATTTATATACTTGGTTACATGAACAGTGAAGTGTTACATGAGCTAATAACTTCTAATCAACAACTGGCCCACcgcatttttattctttctcttttctctttttttatagTGGAGATGGTAAACTTCCTGTATGTGTTGCAACAGGAGCCCCTATCCTGGAGTATCAGTTCTGGATGTGCAGTGTGTGTAAGCATTGCATGAAAGCCAAAGAAGCAGGCCATTATAACGCCTgtcctctgtgccacagcacagTAAGCTGAGGATAAAGACTCTGTATCTGCATTTATGACTGCTAAGAGCAGCCTCTAAAATGTTACTATCGTTTGAAATACAACTCAGGTACTGTATTGTAGCAGTTAGTGCTGCTATTAgaggaagattaaaaaaaaaaaaaaagcaaaaccaaaacagaaaacccACAAGAGAAACCTTTACTGCTTCCATTTAGCTGAAGAAATTACCATGGAAATAGATTCCATTTTTTTCTAcgctttttaaaaaagatttaagGTAAAAGCATTCGTTTTGAATTGTAGATTGAGCCATGTGAGATGAATGTAGGCTCATATCAATATGTTCTACTCTGAGCAGGCTCaatttttttgtcttaattCCATAGGAAATTACTGGGCTTTCTCAGAATTTACAGTTTTTTGAGGGAAGTGATTCCCGAGTTGAAATAACATCACAATAATTTTGATAATATTACCATATATGTTTTTGTACTATTGTTAAGAGTTACTAGAGTGATGATACCAGTATAAGCATACAATAGTGCTGGTTTCTTTTATTAAGTGTATTTAAACCCACCATAAAATAAAGGGCTTGAAAACACGCAGCAAGTCAGTGTGTCGCTTGGGTTCCTGAGCTTGGGTGATGTAATCTTCAACAGCTTAAGGAAACCTCCATGAACTTGCAACCTGGAACCTGGCATTTTCATGTAGCTTGGGAGAGCAGCCTGCATCTGTTGAATAGATTTCAGGAGCTGAACTGTCACCCTTGTTACACACAAAGGTCCAAGGAACAATGTCTCGGTGTCCCACCTTACTGCTGGTTTgtgctctggcagtgctgcagggccttGAGCACGGagtgagctgtgcccaggccagCACCTGGCTGCCTGACAAGAGCTGTGGCGTTCACATTGTGCCTTGGCATGTttgagaggagagcagaggagctctTCTGTCTGTCACCTAAGCTTAGGCCAGGTAAGGATAAGCCCCATCTccatagaatcacagagcaGTAGAAcagcctgggttggaagggaccttaaagaccatcttgCTTTAAACCTGCTGACATGGGCtgtgacaccttccactagaccaggtaaCACAAAGCCCATCCAACCTGTTCTTGagtatttccagggatggggcatctacagcttctctgggcaacctcttccagtgtcttaccaccctcacagtaaagaattccttcctTATGTTTAACCTAAACCTTCTTCATTttaaagccattctcccttCTCCTATTGCTTTATGCCCTTGTAAACTGACCCTTTCCAGCTCTCTTAGAGCCCCGTTAGGTGCTGGAAGGTGCTCTGAGGTTCCCACCAAGCCCTCTCCAGGTCggacacccccagctctcccagcctgtctcccCAGGAGAGGTGCTCTAGCTCTCTGATAGTTTTGCTCTCCTCTGGCCTCGCTCCAGCGGCTCCACACCGTGCCTGCGCTGCGGCCTCGAGCTGGGCGCTGCACTGCGATTGGGGGCTCGGGAGAGCGGAGCAGAGGGATCCGTGGCCCGGTGGTGTTACTGACACATTGCCGcattgctgtgctctgtgggcagctctCCCCGGCCCAGCACCTTGTAAACGGGTAAAAAAGAGTCAATTTACAAGGGCATAAAGGGATAGGAGaagggagaatggctttaaGATGAAGGAGAGGTTTAGGTTAAACACCGTCTCTCCGTGGCCCTGCTGTTGTTAGTGACACTATTGCCGtgtttctgtgctctgtgggcagctccTTCCGGCCCAGCACAGTCTCTACGCAGCCCGCTGTTGTCATTGTCACCACTGCCGTATTGCTGcgctctgtgggcagctcctgctctgtgggcagctctCTCCGGCCCAGCACCATCTCTCCGTGACCCTGCTGTTGTTACAGACACTATTGCCATACTGCTGCGCTCTGCGGGCAGCTCTCTCCGGCCCAGCACCATCTCTCCGTGACCCTGCTGTTGTTACAGACACTATTGCCATACTGCTGcgctctgtgggcagctctCTCCGGCCCAGCACCATCTCTCCGTGACCCTGCTGTTGTTACAGACACTATTGCCATACTGCTGCGCTCTGTGGGCAGGTCTCTCTGGCCCAGTACCATCTCTCCGTGACCCTGCTGTTGTTACAGACACTACTGCCATACTGCTGCGCTCTGTGGGTAGCGCTTCCCAGCCCAGCGCCGTCTCTGACGTGGCCGCGCGCGCCGGCGTGCCCGTGACGTCACCGCGATggcgggggaggcggcggcgctgctggcggcggcgcgggcggaGCTGCGGGCGCGGCGGCTCTCGGCGGCCGAGGAGCTCTTCAGCCGCTTCATcgcccgcagccccgcgggGTAACgccggggccgggagcggggcgggcgcgccgggccgggccccgctaACGCCGCTCCCTCTGTCCCCGCAGTGCCAGCAGCGACCTCGCCACGGCGCTCAACGACCGCGGGCAGGTGCGGTACCTGCGAGTGGAGTTCGCCGCCGCCGTGCGGGACTTCACGGCCGCCATCGAGTGCCAGCCCGGCTTCGAGGTGCCCTACTACAACCGCGGGCTGGTGCGCTACCGGCTGGGTACGAGCCGGGCACGGCAGGGCCGGGCAGCCCCGGGTCACGGGCGGGACGAGGGCGGGCATCGCTGCGGGACCGGCGCCACACGCGGTGCCAGCAGTGACAGCGCCTGCTTGCCCCCCGTGTGCGCTTACACCCCTCTTGCAGGCTATGCTGCTGTCATTCGAAACGCTGCTCCCTGGAGAATGGGAGGAAAGGTGTAGTTGACTTGTGGAGAAATTTGCACTGGAGTGAAACAAGCCAGTTCCAAATACTGCCATTAAACCTGAGCTAAAGCATCTCCCAAGCACCTGTAGCACAGCCTTCTCGATTTCCAGTGGGCTGCCGGCCACCTCTGGGGAATTTCCTGCCCCGTTTTTGGTGATGCCATCCCAAAATTACAGCCCTGTGCCTTCTGTTAGAGCTTGGCCGTTGCAGAGGTCGAGGCACTGGAGAATGGAGCTGGGCCATGGGCACCCGCTGGAagctctgtgcctgtgtgccAGCTTTAGGGCAGCCTCATTATTGGTGTGTGCCTTTTGTCTCCTCCTCTTGGGAACAAACTGGCTGAACTGAGCCTTAAGTGCATTTGAGTCCATTCTTGATGTGAAACTCTGACTCCCAGTTGGGCCTGTGGAGAATCCAAATGCCATGGCTccaggaagcagctgctgctttgtgggTGAAAGTATTGGAGGTGTTCTTGAGTTGTGAGCGTGAGCAGTTACAGAAAgataattttacttttcttttttttttttttttttcttttttgggacAGGAGACTTTGATGAGGCCATGAAAGATTTCAGGAAAGTATTAGAGTTAAACCCCCAATTTGAAGATGCTGCATTGAGTCTAAAACAGGCTATGCttgataaagaagaaaaagagaagcgGGGTTATTGAAAATTCAGGTTGTGATGTGATGTGGAAATATTTCACTAAATGTGTGATTTTTGTCATTGATGGGTGAAACACAAGATCATTTACA
This window encodes:
- the TTC32 gene encoding tetratricopeptide repeat protein 32; the protein is MAGEAAALLAAARAELRARRLSAAEELFSRFIARSPAGASSDLATALNDRGQVRYLRVEFAAAVRDFTAAIECQPGFEVPYYNRGLVRYRLGDFDEAMKDFRKVLELNPQFEDAALSLKQAMLDKEEKEKRGY